One part of the Rutidosis leptorrhynchoides isolate AG116_Rl617_1_P2 chromosome 1, CSIRO_AGI_Rlap_v1, whole genome shotgun sequence genome encodes these proteins:
- the LOC139900051 gene encoding reticulon-like protein B11: MGDFGRISVYDALGGGAVADILLWKNSYGSVVMLVVSTIMWFLFERGGYSILAFVANNLLLLVVILFFWAKSASLLNRPLPPIPELDISEELVVIAAEEMQVWINHVFSIAHEIAIEGNVKVLLAVVSSLWVISYIGSFFNFLTLIYIGALVSLSVPFLYDMFQTQVDEKLIVVHKLAHSIQRQVDAVLQMLPSTHKQKTQ; the protein is encoded by the exons GCAG TTGCTGATATATTGTTATGGAAGAATTCATACGGAAGCGTTGTTATGTTAGTTGTATCTACAATCATGTGGTTTCTATTCGAAAGAGGAGGTTATAGTATTTTGGCATTTGTTGCCAATAATCTACTGCTGTTGGTTGTTATTCTCTTTTTTTGGGCTAAATCTGCATCTCTTCTTAATAG ACCTCTGCCTCCAATTCCTGAACTAGATATTTCTGAGGAATTAGTTGTTATCGCTGCCGAAGAGATGCAAGTGTGGATAAATCATGTATTTTCAATTGCACATGAAATTGCAATTGAGGGAAACGTGAAAGTCTTGCTTGCG GTTGTTTCTAGCTTATGGGTGATTTCTTATATTGGTAGCTTTTTTAACTTCCTTACACTGATCTATATTG GGGCACTTGTGAGTTTATCAGTACCTTTCTTATATGACATGTTCCAGACCCAAGTGGACGAGAAGTTAATTGTCGTACATAAGCTCGCTCATTCAATTCAGAGGCAAGTGGATGCCGTTTTACAGATGCTCCCATCAACACACAAGCAAAAGACTCAGTAG